The Microbacterium limosum sequence GAGGATGCTGACGGTGTCCCCCTTGAGCATCGCCATCGCGTACGACTGCCTCTTCCCCGCCACCACCGGAGGCGGGGAGCGGCAGTACCGTGCGTTCGCCGAGGACCTCGTCCGCCGCGGTCATCGTGTCACCTACCTCACTGCCGATTGGGGGTCCGCGGCCGACGATGCTTCCTTCGACGTGGAGAAGGTGTGCGGACGACTTCGTCTCTACGATGAGCGCGGCGTGCGCCGCACTGCCGCCGCCCTCTCGTACGCCTTCGGGCTCTACCGCAGGCTGAGGCGCGACCGTGACCGCTTCAACGCGGTCATCGTGAGCGGGCTGCCCGTCTTCAACGTGTTCGCCGCCCGGATGGCTCTGCGCGGATCCACCACCCGGGTCCTCATCGACTACCTGGAGGTCTGGGGTCGCGCTCAGTGGCAGGAGTACGCGGGCCCGCTGACCGGAACCGTCGGGTGGGTCCTCCAGCGGACCGCGATCGCACTCACACCCGTCGCCACGTGTCACTCGCAGCTCTCCGCGCGGCGACTGCGCGCCGAACGCCTGCGTGGGGAGCTGCTCGTCAGCCCCGGGCTCATCGACAGGGCGCTCGAGGTGACCCCGCGACTCGAACGGACCGACCCGCCCTTCGCCCTCTACGTCGGCCGCCACATTCCCGACAAGCGTGTCGAGCACATCCCCGCCGCCGTGGCAGCGGCGCGACAGAGCGTTCCCGGTCTTCACCTCGTGATCCTCGGTGAGGGGTCGTCCACCCCCGCCGTCCGTCGCGCCATCGATTCCGCAGCGTCCGAGGAATGGACGGACATGCCGGGATTCGTATCGGAGCGGGAACTCCACGACCTCCTCGCCCGCGCAGCATGTCTCGTGCATCCGTCCCGCCGGGAAGGCTACGGCCTCGTCGTCGTCGAGGCCGCCGCCCACGGCACGCCGTCCGTCCTCGTGGCGGACGAGGGCAATGCCGCCACGGAGCTCATCGAACCCGGGGTGAACGGCTACATCGCGGCATCGGTCGAACCGGGTACCCTCGGGGAGGCGATCGTCCGCGCCGTGCGGCAGGGCGACGAGCTCCGGCGCACCACCCGCGCCTGGTACGAAGAGGCCGTGGAAGACCGAACGATCGCGCGCACGGTCGACGCGATCCTCGACGCGATACAACGACCCCATACATCACGCCGGCGCGCGCGCCGCGCAGGAAAGGACCCCGATGGACGGTCTTCCTGAACGGAACTCTCTCGAACTGACCATCCTGATGCCGTGCCTCAACGAGGCGGAGACCCTCGAGGTGTGCATCCGGAAGGCACAGGGATTCCTGGAGCGCACAGGCATCGCCGGTGAGGTCCTCGTCTCCGACAACGGCAGCACCGACGGCTCGCAGCACATCGCGCGTCGTCTGGGCGCCCGTGTCGTACCAGCCAGTCGTCGCGGGTACGGCGCCGCGCTCATCGAGGGCGTCGAGCAGGCCCGCGGCCGCTACATCATCATGGGCGACGCCGACGACAGCTACGACTTCACCTCCCTCGAGCCGTTCGTCGACCGGCTCCGCGGCGGCGCCGACCTCGTGATGGGCAACCGCTTCCGCGGCGGCATCGCAGACGGAGCCATGCCTCCCCTTCACAAGTACCTCGGAAATCCCGTGCTCTCGGGAATCGGCCAGCTCTTCTTCCGTCCGAACATCGGCGACTTCCACTGCGGCCTGCGCGGGTTCAATCGCGACCGCATCGCGGCGCTCGACCTGCAGACGACCGGCATGGAGTTCGCCTCCGAGATGGTCGTCAAGGCGTCGCTCTCCCGCTACCGCATCGAGGAAGTGCCGACGACGCTGAAGAAGGACGGACGCTCTCGACCCCCGCATCTGCGCAGCTGGCACGACGGATGGCGACACCTCCGTTTCCTCCTGCTCTTCTCGCCGCGCTGGCTCTTCATCTACCCCGGTCTCGTCGCCTTCCTCCTCGGAGCCCTGGCCGTCGGCATCCTGGCGGTCGGCCCGGTGCGGATCGGCGACATCGGCTTCGACGTGACGACGATGGTCTACGCGACGGCGCTGTGCGTCATCGGATATCAATCGCTGCTGTTCGCCTGGTTGACCAAGCTCTACGCCACGCAGGAGGCCTTCCTACCCGCGAGCCCCCGCTACCGGTCGATCATCTCGAGGTGGTCGTCGGAGCGCGGCCTGTTGGTCGGTCTCGCGCTCTTCGTCGCGGGCATCCTCGTCGGGATCGTGCAGGTCATCCGCTGGGGCGGCCTGGACTTCGGGGCGCAGGACGCCGCCGAAGTCGTACGGATCGCGCTCCCCAGCGCACTCGGACTCATGCTCGGGTTCCAGACGATCATGATGAGCTTCTTCGCCGGTGTGCTGACGATCCCGCGACGCGAGTCGCCGCCCGAAGCCATCATCGAGTCCTGAGCCCGTGCGGATCGTCGTAGACCTTCTCGGTTACACGGGCGGGCGAGGGGGGACGGAGACCTACGCCCGCGAGCTTCTGCGCCGCCTGCCCGATCGCGTTCCCGAGGCCGATTGGGTTGCGCTCGCCAATGACGTCGGGGCGGAACGCGTGGAGGCCTTCTTCCCCGGGACCGTGCGTGTCTCACGGTCTGTGAGGGACGGAAAGGTCGGCTGGGCGGCCGGCGAGGTCTTCCTGGCGGAACGCACGGCGCGGCGGGTCGGAGGCGACCTGCTGTGGACCCCTCAGAACTTCGGACCCGTCGTGCGGGGGATGCCCCGCGTCGCCACCATCCACGATGTCATCTACGACGAGGTGCGCGGCGCCGCCGCGGAGCGGATCTCCCGCGGGGTCACGTCATGGCTCATGGGAAGATCGGCCCGCACCGCCGACGCGGTCATCACCATCTCGCAGGCCGCACGCCGGTCGATCATCGAGCGTCTGAAGGTCGACCCGAGCCGGATCCGGGTCGTGCACAACGGCGCCAGCGCGCCCCCGCTGCAACCCGGCCCCGACGCGCCGAGCGCGTGGGAGATCCCGGGCCGCCGCTCGGTCGTGCTGAGCGTCGGAAACCGCATGCCCCACAAGAACTTCGACGGTCTGCTCCGAGCCATCGCCGCGATCGACCCTTCGCGGCGCCCGTACACGGTGATCCCCGGCGCGGACCCGAGCAGCGACCCCCTTCGCCCGCTGATCGAGACTCTCGGCCTGCAGGCCGATGTGCTCCTGCCCGGCTGGGTGTCGGACGCGGAGCTGGAGGCCCTGTATGCCGTGGCGGACGTATACGTCTGCCCGTCCCTGGCGGAAGGCTTCGGACTCCCGATCATCGATGCGATGGCACGGGGCTGCCGCGTCGTGGCTCATGACATCCCTGTTCTGCGCGAAGTCGGCGGGGACGTCGCGACGTACGCGGATGCCCGACGGCCCTCCGCGCTGGCCGAAGCGATCCTCGGCGCGACCGGCACCCCACCGTCCGTCGCGGAGAGGAGCCGCGCAGCGGCGCACGCAGCGACGTTCAGCTGGGACAGCGCCGCCGCGGAGACGGCCGAGGTCCTCACCGAGACGTGCACGAGTGCGCGCCGATGAACCCTCCCCCTCCCCTGTGGCGACGGCTTGCCGGCTTCACAATGCTGCCGGCGATCGCCGCGGTGTCGCCCCTCCTGGTTCTCCCCGCCGTCTCACGAAGTGCCGGCCCCGACGGGTGGGCGAGCGCGATCGCCGGCGAGGCGGTCGGAACGTTCGCGGCCATCGCCGTCGCCTACGGGTGGACCACGATAGGTCCCGCACTTGTCGCGATCGCGCCGGATGACCCTGCTCGCGGCACGCTCTACCGAGAGGCGCTGGTCGTACGCCTCCTGACCGCCCTCGTCGTCCTTCCCCTCATGGCCGTGGTCTGTGTGCTGGTCGCATCGCCGGGGTGGGAGCTGCTGGCCGTCCTGATGGGTCTGCAAGGCGCCCTCATCGCACTTTCGTTCACGTGGTTCGCCGTCGGCATCGGTTCGCCCGGAGCGATCGCCGGGTTCGATGCGCTGCCGCGTCTCGGCGTCGCGATCATCGCAGCGATCGCGATCGCGGCGCAGGGGCCGGTCGAGCTCTACCCCGTGGCGGGGATCGTCGTCACCGTCGCGGGGACGGCCCTGTATACGCGACGCATTCTCCGCGACTACCGCGGACGGTGGCCCGCTGCCTCGCGCATCCCCTCGCTCTTCCGCACCGGCGCGCCCGTGGCGCTCAACGATGCCGCGCTCGGCGCCTATTCAGCGGTCCCCACTCCGCTGGTGAACGTTCTCTCGCCGGGGGTCGCCGCCGCCGGCTTCGCCTCCGCCGACAAGTTGCTCAAGCTCGGCACGTTCCTGCCCTACACACTTGCGAACGCTCTGCAGAGCTGGAGCGCCGAAGTGAGCGGCCCCGCCCGTGCCCGGCGCCTGAAGATCGCGCTGTCGGCCCATGGGGCATTCGGGCTGGCCGGATGGATCGTGCTCGGCGCGGCGGGGGCCGCCGTGAGCGGTCTCCTCTTCGGCGAGCAGGCGGCAGCCTCCACCGACGTCGTCGTCGTGCTGGGCTTCGCCTTCGCGCTGTTCTCGCTGCGTACCTCGATGACGCGCCACGTGCTCTTCCCCGCGGGCGGGGCGCGTACGGTGATGACAGCCACGCTGGTGGGTACGGTCATCGGTGTGCCGGCGATGGTCATCCTGACCATGACCGTAGGTCCCCTGGGCGCCGCGGTCGGCTACGCATTAACAGAACTCATCTCGACGGCTCTGCTGGCGTACCCCACGGCCGTGCACGTACGCCGCACGGAGAAGGAAGGACAGGAGAAGACGTGACCCCGCCTCAGGGCTTGCCCATCTCATTCGTCGTCACGACCCTCGGCCGAGTGGACTCACTCGAGCGTCTGATGCTCTCCCTGGCACCGCAGATGGGCCCCGACGATCAGTTGATCATCGTTGCCCAGGCACACCTGCCCGATGTCGAGGCGCTCGTCGAATCCCGCCGCAACCTCTTTCCCCGTGACATCATCCTCGGGGAGTCCGCCCGGGGTGCGTCCCGAGGGCGGAACGTGGGCGTCGCGATGGCTGATGCCGACCGCGACCGCCTCTTGATGTTCCCGAACGACACGTCGCACTTTCCGGACGGCGCCGTCGAGACGATCCGGCAGGCGATGGGAACCGCGGGGGCGGGCGCCGTGACGGTACGCACTGCCGGCGGCGATCGCTTCTCCCTCCCGTCGCCCTCGGCACCCCTGGACTCGCGATCCGTCTGGCGGGTGATCGAGATGGGCCTGATCGTGCGCCTGTCGGTGTTCGCGAACGCCGGAGGGTTCGATGAGCAGCTCGGTACCGGCGCCGTGACGCCGTGGCAGGCGGGAGAAGTGACCGACCTCCTCATGCGCATGCTGCGATCGGATCCGGGTCTCGAACGGTCGTTCGTGTGGATTCCCGCCGAGCGTGCATATGTCGGCGGAATCGAGGAGACCCGCGGACTCACCGGCACCGAACGCCGTCGAAAGCTGCGCGCCTACGGCCGCGGCGTCGGCCGGGTGTTCAGCATCCACCCATTCCCCGTCTGGCATCGGGTTCGGTTTCTCGTGGCGGGACTGGTCATCGGCATGCTGCGACGCGACGAGTACGCGCTCGGAGACGGGTTCACGGCGTTCGCGGGCCGGCTCGAGGGCTTGTCAGGGCGAGTCGTCGGCGGTCCTCGGACGGCGGTGACCCGGTGACGGGACGCGACACGCTCCGAGATGCCGTCGTCGCGGCACGATCGACGCTGAGAAGAGCGCGCAATCACGCACTCACACGTCCTCTCGTCGAAGCACTCGACCGGTTCTGGTGGGCCCGGACCATCCGACGCTCGCACCTCGTCGACCTCGACGTCGCGCGGATGCAGGGAGGCTACCGCTCACGAAGAGCCGCCGTTCGAGCCTACGTACGCGGCGGATTCCGCCGCGGCATGGTCATCAACCCCCTTCTGTCCGAGGAGCTCGTAGCGGGCCAGTTCTCAGACGTCGGGCGCGTTCCCGCACTCTATGCGTACCTGGTGAACGACGCCACGCGAATCCGGCTCAGCGTGAGCTGGTCGCCCGACCGCGGCGTGCGGGAGGAGGACCCGGGATCATCTCCTGCCCGGCCGCTGGAAGAGGCATGGCGCGAGGGGCGTTCGGGCGGGCGGATGGCGCTCGGCACGGACGGTCTCCGGAGGGACATCCCCTGGAGCGACATACTCCTCGCGGCGCGCGCGGCGGCCGACCGCCGCCGGTTCGTGCAGTTGCAGTCGGCCGGGGACGCACCGTTCACCCTCGTGTTCGAGGTCGGGGACCGCGAAGACGACCTCGCTTACATGCTCGATCAGGTCGTCACTCTCGTGGCCGACACAAGCGCCCGGGTCATCTTCGCGCACCGCGGCACCTCCTTCTCGGCCTGGCTGGACACGACGCTGCTGGCGCTCTGGCTTCCCGGTGTCGAGGTGGTTCGATGGGATCCAGATGTGGTCGACGAGGCTCGAACCTACGCCCCGGTCGTCGTGCGCGGGGCGGGCGCGGAGGTGACGGCAGCTGATCTCGGCGCGCTCGCGGACGCCGCCCACACCAGGGAATGCGCACCCCTGTGGCTTGCTCCCGATGGGACCATCGTCTCGGCGGGCGTTGTCTTCGACGGCGGCGAGCGGGTCCACCTGCTCGCCGGACACCCTTCGGAGGATGCGTCCGTCCTACCGGAGTCGACCGAGGTCGCTCAGATCGTCGGCACCACCTACGGGGCGCCGCGCACGGGTCATGTCGGGTCAGCGCCCACGACGCTGACACGCGTCCGGGTGTTCGCCCCCGGGCAGCCACCCGCCGAAGCCCCACCCGGCCGCCACCCGACGGGGCCGGATGTTCGCTCGCTGCTCGCTCCCGCCTTCGTCCTCGGCCGACGAGGACAAGCGGGCCCCGCGCTCATCCGAACCTCGTCTGAGCACACCTTGGCGGATGGGACGGTCGTACCGCGCTTGCGCTGGGCCATCAAGACCGCCGCACCGGCGGGGCGAAACGCCGAGTACTGGGGAGACACTCACTTCGCGAGAGGAATCGCCGCGGCGCTCAGACGACTGGGGCAGGAGGTCGTCGTGGACTCGTACGCCGCTCGGGCGCGGCGCAGTGCGTACCTGGACGACGTCGAACTCGCCCTGCGCGGCCCGGAGCCCTTCGACGCACCCCGCGCACCTCACTCCATACTGTGGATCATCAGCCACCCGGACGAGGTGACCCACCAGGAGGTCGCGGCCTTCGACCATGTCTTCGCGGCATCGCATTCGTGGGCGGAGTCGGCGACGCGCAGCTTCGGTCGGCGGATCGAACCGCTGCTCCAGTGCACGGACCCGCGGCGGTTCGCACCGTCGGGAATCGCGCGCACCTCGGAGATCGTCTTCGTCGGAACGGCGCGGGGAATCATCCGCCCCTCCGTCGTCGAGCCGATCCGTGCCGGGATTCCCGTCTCGGTCTATGGGCCCGACTGGACCGGGTACATCCCCGCCGCCAACGTCCGGTCTCGCAGCATCCCGAACGATCTGCTGCCCCGCGTATACGAGTCGGCCGGAGTCGTGTTGAACGATCACTGGCCGGCGATGAAGCGTGCCGGATTCGTATCGAACCGTCTCTTCGATGTCGTTGCGGCGGGCGGACGAGCGGTGAGCGACGAGGTCGCCGGAATCACAGACCTCTTCGGGGGTGCGGTCGTGACCTATCAGCGGATACCGGAGCTCCTGAGCATCCTGCGGGAGGATCTCTCCACGGTCTTCCCGAATGCGGAGCGCTTGGCCGCGATCAGCGAGAGCATCCGTCGAGACCAC is a genomic window containing:
- a CDS encoding glycosyltransferase family 4 protein, which encodes MSPLSIAIAYDCLFPATTGGGERQYRAFAEDLVRRGHRVTYLTADWGSAADDASFDVEKVCGRLRLYDERGVRRTAAALSYAFGLYRRLRRDRDRFNAVIVSGLPVFNVFAARMALRGSTTRVLIDYLEVWGRAQWQEYAGPLTGTVGWVLQRTAIALTPVATCHSQLSARRLRAERLRGELLVSPGLIDRALEVTPRLERTDPPFALYVGRHIPDKRVEHIPAAVAAARQSVPGLHLVILGEGSSTPAVRRAIDSAASEEWTDMPGFVSERELHDLLARAACLVHPSRREGYGLVVVEAAAHGTPSVLVADEGNAATELIEPGVNGYIAASVEPGTLGEAIVRAVRQGDELRRTTRAWYEEAVEDRTIARTVDAILDAIQRPHTSRRRARRAGKDPDGRSS
- a CDS encoding glycosyltransferase family 2 protein, whose amino-acid sequence is MDGLPERNSLELTILMPCLNEAETLEVCIRKAQGFLERTGIAGEVLVSDNGSTDGSQHIARRLGARVVPASRRGYGAALIEGVEQARGRYIIMGDADDSYDFTSLEPFVDRLRGGADLVMGNRFRGGIADGAMPPLHKYLGNPVLSGIGQLFFRPNIGDFHCGLRGFNRDRIAALDLQTTGMEFASEMVVKASLSRYRIEEVPTTLKKDGRSRPPHLRSWHDGWRHLRFLLLFSPRWLFIYPGLVAFLLGALAVGILAVGPVRIGDIGFDVTTMVYATALCVIGYQSLLFAWLTKLYATQEAFLPASPRYRSIISRWSSERGLLVGLALFVAGILVGIVQVIRWGGLDFGAQDAAEVVRIALPSALGLMLGFQTIMMSFFAGVLTIPRRESPPEAIIES
- a CDS encoding glycosyltransferase family 4 protein codes for the protein MRIVVDLLGYTGGRGGTETYARELLRRLPDRVPEADWVALANDVGAERVEAFFPGTVRVSRSVRDGKVGWAAGEVFLAERTARRVGGDLLWTPQNFGPVVRGMPRVATIHDVIYDEVRGAAAERISRGVTSWLMGRSARTADAVITISQAARRSIIERLKVDPSRIRVVHNGASAPPLQPGPDAPSAWEIPGRRSVVLSVGNRMPHKNFDGLLRAIAAIDPSRRPYTVIPGADPSSDPLRPLIETLGLQADVLLPGWVSDAELEALYAVADVYVCPSLAEGFGLPIIDAMARGCRVVAHDIPVLREVGGDVATYADARRPSALAEAILGATGTPPSVAERSRAAAHAATFSWDSAAAETAEVLTETCTSARR
- a CDS encoding lipopolysaccharide biosynthesis protein; amino-acid sequence: MNPPPPLWRRLAGFTMLPAIAAVSPLLVLPAVSRSAGPDGWASAIAGEAVGTFAAIAVAYGWTTIGPALVAIAPDDPARGTLYREALVVRLLTALVVLPLMAVVCVLVASPGWELLAVLMGLQGALIALSFTWFAVGIGSPGAIAGFDALPRLGVAIIAAIAIAAQGPVELYPVAGIVVTVAGTALYTRRILRDYRGRWPAASRIPSLFRTGAPVALNDAALGAYSAVPTPLVNVLSPGVAAAGFASADKLLKLGTFLPYTLANALQSWSAEVSGPARARRLKIALSAHGAFGLAGWIVLGAAGAAVSGLLFGEQAAASTDVVVVLGFAFALFSLRTSMTRHVLFPAGGARTVMTATLVGTVIGVPAMVILTMTVGPLGAAVGYALTELISTALLAYPTAVHVRRTEKEGQEKT
- a CDS encoding glycosyltransferase family protein; the protein is MTGRDTLRDAVVAARSTLRRARNHALTRPLVEALDRFWWARTIRRSHLVDLDVARMQGGYRSRRAAVRAYVRGGFRRGMVINPLLSEELVAGQFSDVGRVPALYAYLVNDATRIRLSVSWSPDRGVREEDPGSSPARPLEEAWREGRSGGRMALGTDGLRRDIPWSDILLAARAAADRRRFVQLQSAGDAPFTLVFEVGDREDDLAYMLDQVVTLVADTSARVIFAHRGTSFSAWLDTTLLALWLPGVEVVRWDPDVVDEARTYAPVVVRGAGAEVTAADLGALADAAHTRECAPLWLAPDGTIVSAGVVFDGGERVHLLAGHPSEDASVLPESTEVAQIVGTTYGAPRTGHVGSAPTTLTRVRVFAPGQPPAEAPPGRHPTGPDVRSLLAPAFVLGRRGQAGPALIRTSSEHTLADGTVVPRLRWAIKTAAPAGRNAEYWGDTHFARGIAAALRRLGQEVVVDSYAARARRSAYLDDVELALRGPEPFDAPRAPHSILWIISHPDEVTHQEVAAFDHVFAASHSWAESATRSFGRRIEPLLQCTDPRRFAPSGIARTSEIVFVGTARGIIRPSVVEPIRAGIPVSVYGPDWTGYIPAANVRSRSIPNDLLPRVYESAGVVLNDHWPAMKRAGFVSNRLFDVVAAGGRAVSDEVAGITDLFGGAVVTYQRIPELLSILREDLSTVFPNAERLAAISESIRRDHSFDARASEMLSRVLER